ccagaaaacataatgcccctctactattttaggtggggcataaacaGTCTTATTTTGTTCTACttgtgaatttatttttgacttCATTGCTCTAATATAGTGTTGATTGTGTGTCATTAAAAGATGTCTGTACTCTATACTTTTTTGGGGCTTCCTGGTAGCTGGTTGTCTGGTTTTGTAACTAGTCCCCTACCAATGTAGTTGAAGGGGACTTTAGGTTTGCACTCCATCTAcctgtctgtccatctgtcagtcaggcaaatcagttttccatgttcatgtttgaaaatattgatttgatatttggtgtattgttttattatgacaAGTCACGTGCACATATAtctagtttacatttttttaatgatctgAAGATTTTGTGCCAAATTATGGTCCTTGGacatacaaaattaatttaaacattcaatttcaacaattttttcGTTAGCTTGAAGATACCgacttgatatttgttatatagtttacACCATTGAACAAGTTAGAATTTTGTTTCAATACAACAACTTTTCAACCGGTAGGAGactatgtattgccatgcaatactcACTGAATActtgttttatcaaatatacacCCCTTCAAGTCATTATTGTCTAGTACAAACATGATTTTCATCTAATCTTGCCTACCTTTTCCAATACCATAGGCTTTCCACACAGTAACACCATCTTTGCTGAATTGAAAGTTGTGATATGATGATATTGCAGGTATTGGTTTGACAGCTGCACTCTTTTCAACATCAATAACTACATCAACCACTTTAACTTTGTATGTGCTTCCAGCAAATTGTTTGAAGTCTTTTGCctacaaaaaagtcaatttgATGATACATGGGATATAATTTTGTCTCTGATAATATAAACATTCATCATTATTTCTCCTTAGTCCAATTGTAACTTTGACCTTTCAATACTACATAATATAGCACTGCAAACTTAGTTTAGTACACATTTCTCAAGGTagttcaacaaattacaaatatttgtaaggAATGAGTACACACTTTGCCAAaaatacaatatcaaatatcCAGGATTATGTACATTTTCCTTAAACCatgaaaatacatgaaataggtacacacgaaaataaatgaatcctaagtattaaaaaaaaactttgaatacCTGCTTCATTTGCTTGGCACTAAGAACATCATTCCCTTCATTTATATACCGCTTTATTGATGATTTTATGTGTGATGATTTGCGGTCACATGGCCCTTTTCCATCCTGGGTATCACAAAAATCATAGgaaattaaattatttcctAACTGTTGATGCAGTGTTATAATTGTATTGCTGCTCTTGTAGCAGCCAGCATTATCAGACCATAAATGGAACTTGATAGCTTTAGGATGTAATTCAGCAAGCAAATCTTTGGCTACATCTTCTAACACTGCTGATGTTGTAGCTGAATCCTGTGAAGCAGGTGTATCAAAAATATGCACATATGTTGTACTTGTCAGCTGTTCATCTTCACCTTTCATATAAGCAACACTTATATGCCAATTCAAGCCACGCTTGGCAAACCAATCAGTTTGTCCTTCTCTATACCTCCGTGGCAGAAATTTCATAGCCCAATCAGCAATAATAAGGCACTCGTTATCATCCATGTCCGAAAGAATTTTGGTTCTTGCTCTATTCTGGTTTCGGGATCTGATTAAGTGCATTTTCCACTCCTGGATATCTGATACAGCCTTTTCAACCTATAAAAACAATAGATAACAATAAGATAGTAGCAGGTGTCCCTCatgtataaattaattttagtcaatgACCCAAACAAATGTTAACAATAAAGCTGAAATAATCCTCTCTTTTTGTGCAATGCAAATACTACCTAACATGCCtcaatgacaaaatataattcCTATATCACTATATAACTTCATCAGTGGAGATGTGGACCTATACAAGAACTGCaccataattatttaaaattattcaaatgtaGGTCATCATGGTCATTGTAGTTTAAAGTAATCAACACAGGGGAATTTCACTCACAAAAATTACAACTTAAAGGAGGTAATGCGTAAAGATgacttgaattttttttcaaatgaaattaacatgacattttaaaaataaagttaatctTATAAcatctaaattttcaaatttaatgaaaatcatgaaaaaataccaattatttttttggtgaagTATTCATGAAGTTCATGTGGAAAATTCCACCTGAGATTCACATAAATCCCGGAGCAAAATTTGtatactttatatttggtcAGGTGTATACagattatgttatattttgcaTACTATTTCTGGTAGTAAATTGTGTAGGCATacgtttttcaaaattgttgttTCAACATTCTTATTGCAATTTTCTCTTTGAACTATATTATTCTTGGAATACTGactgaaaatgtaaatttatttttctataattaaagCAACATGTACCGGTAAACAATGTGTTACTGTATAATACATGTGTTAACATTACTGTAAAATATCAAGTTTCTTTGTACTTTCATATCATACCACAAAGCACAACCattcaatacatgtacatatgaaaTAATGGTTTAACTTAATTTACCTGGAATAAGACAGCTTCCTTATTTTCAAAGACAGCTTCATCTGCTAAGGTCTGGATTTCCTTGAATAAGCTTTCAATAGTGTCACAGTTCAAACATGTTTCAGTGTGTATGTGATTTATACAGTCCCTCCTGAAACAAGATTCTTTGTCACTCAAGGCAAAACCAATGCAGTGATCAGGTACTGGATTTTCTTCTGTTAAATGTACCtattatggaaaaaaaaaaagaaatagatataATCAAAAAGACTCACACAGCTTAAATTCAACAGAGTTATATTTAATTACCTCTTGCCAAGAATCATataaatttcttatatttagatttttgatgaAGGAAAAGCCAGAAATCCTGGCCTGGAATGTATGAAGTGTTATtctcatttttgtccatttaaaGCTTCACATTCTAGAACTTGTAAATTACATATACAGGAGTTGTCCTTCTTTGTCTGCAATTTCTGAAGTTAATTCAATAGAGGTAATGAAAATAATTAGATGcttaccattttttttacatttctaaaaatgaaaaccCACAGAAAAAAGTGGGTCTTAATGTTAAGAAACCATATTGAACTTTAGTCACTTATAgatgatatattttgtaaatatatatgttttcaatttatacttgtttatacatttgtataaaatatataaatattttaattaaataaaaaaaatactcaattgggtaaaaaaaatcagtatgtaaacaaattaatataacCCCTTGGCTGTTATGGtttatttttgccatttttatatCTTCGAATAAGGTCCAAGTATGGTTATTATTAATCTGAATGGCAAAACAGAGATAAACAGTTTATCATTCTTTCTTTTCTAGTCTTGATGATcatgaacattttatatttcaagaaAGGAAACCATGATAGTctactttatatttcagaaaagtTTATTCACACTTTGTGATTGAGTATAGAGGAAATTTCAGGATGTTGAGTAGTACCTTGAAATCTGATTTCATGTATCTTTTTGCCTCAACTAGTTTGGTCtttaattcttttgttttctcttgagTAATTTCTACTTTGTCAAGAATCCCCTCAAGGTCATTAAAAGCCCGGCCTCCTTCAGCGATGAAATAATCTATGCCTTCAACGGACTTCCTGAAAGATGCTGCACATTCATCTAGTATCTTGTACATAGTGCTTGTtcctacaaaaaaataaattcataaaaaaatagcactcaattaaaaaacaataatcgATTGATGAATAATAGATGTTtgtgattatttttaaaatagatataaacaataagcATTGACACCATAttgcattcaacaatgagcaaagtacatagtcagctataaaaggcgcaaaaatgacaaaagttaAACAATTCGAACAAGAAAATTGAAGGCTAAATCTATGTGTATAAAAGAATAGAGTTCCATTGTCACCGGCATTGCTCTTATCTAATATTTCGAAGGGGCattactcttttaaaaaaagtcgaTTGTCCTCAAATAAAAATCTTGTCGAATTGCTGATATCAACCTAAAACTTTATAACGGACATACAGACAGACACCTGGACACCTGGTGACATGCATATGGAAGGATGTACAGGAACATTAATATTCTAAGTCACATttaactgaattcaaaattatttaaagtgttatttttctTACCAAGGGGCACAATGTTTTCTTCCTCACAGTACTGTTTGTACTATCTAATTATACTTGATGGAGCAATGGCTCGGATTACATTTggagtttttattatttctccagttgaaagttttaaagttttttcaCCGAATGGGAGATCTTTTACAATGTGACTTGATGTAATAAAGTCTATAAAGTTTCCCAAAGTTCCTTCATCAATCTTCTGTCTTTTGGTATCCTTGACTAATATAGGCATCCCACATCCTTCAGATTCTTCATGATGCCGTGACATATAGTACCTATATCTAGTCAAGCCTGGGATGAGCATGGACACTTCATCAAAGCTTTTATCTTTTGATATTATGGATAACAGTTGTTGTCTCAGTGTCCATGTCTCAGCCTTGTTGAAGGAATCTGTTAATGCCATTAATAATGGATCAGCTGctaacatttgatttttctgGCCATTTGTTGATGGAAATAATACTTCAGCTAAAATATCACCTTCACCTGGGCATATCGTGGATAGTACCAAATCAACACAGTCCTTAGCTTTTTGGATGTATCTTCTTTTGGATCTTTCACTGCAGTCTGTGAATGATGATTGAAGATACTTAACAGGACTGCAGCCAGCAGTTTGTAGAAAATCATTTAGTTTCTCAAGTTTTCCAATATTTACCACAGAGGCTTATGTTGCCTGACTAGAGAGTTCTTGGCTACTCATGTCTAAATCACTGTTTTGGCTctacaaagaaaaacatacatCAGCACATAGAACATTATctcatttaaaacaatgttgCTACACATTATAGTTGTACACAAGGAATGGTGTagactataaatatatatataacaaaagtgCAGATGCTGAAATGACTTTTTTGGTAACTTATCATGAATgaatttatgttgaaagtctGTTATTAAGGCAaacgtatggccttcaacaatgagcaaagtccataccgtatagtcagctataaatgacacctaaaaattcaaacgagaaacctAACCgccttaatttatataaaaaaaataaagaaaaacaaatatgcaacacataaacaaacaacaaccactgaattacagtctcctgacttgagacaggcacataaGCTAATACATTTAACACATTATCCTAAACTGTTTTACAAGCTTACAAGATACACCTGTATATTACTTACATGTACCCCTGTAGTAATTGATAGATAGTTCAGTTTTCTTTTACGGGTTTGTACTCCTTctatatttgcatttttctgAAACAGTAAAACAATAGATTGATAGAAAAACTAGATTTACACaataccctccccctttttttttgcttgCTGTATGCATGAGTATAGttccaaatattttgtttttaacatacAGTGGTGTTGGCTTAGAACTCAAAATTGTAACACTGTCTTTAAGACACAAATGATGACCCACTTGACCAtaggaaattataaatttaacactttttaTGATGAACATCCTACAAACTATTAAAGCTGAACCTACAGATCTGTAGTAGGAGATAGCCAGATTATCTGCACTGATTTTCTAACTTGTGAGAGACATTTCTAATATAAACCTAtgatataagtttcataatattcaTGGAAAAAATGTACACatgagcattttgaaattttccatatatttaatatttacaaagggaaataactggttttttttctagaacATTCCTCTGAAAGCACAGATATTTCTGCCTTGTCtgaagacaaaaaagacaaataaaattataagatataaacatatcttataattttattgagCACAGACAGGGTCACAGTGGTTTACTTCTGCTAAAAACCTATTAACGACACCTTCTATCAAGCATGTTATACATGTCAGAAACTTTTTATTTAGCTTACCAGTAGACATTTGTCTTCAGACAAGGCAGAAATATCTGTGCTTTCAGAGGGATGTTCTAGATTACAATCCATAATTTCATCAGCTGTGCATAtctagaaagaaaaaaaaaacataaataaacctaattagaaattaacattattggaccaaggtaataaataaattcttcaaataaaataaaaaccacattgtaactttatatatacaaatgtaattcTGTATTAGGCAAAATGTTAAGGAATGATTCCTTAATGCTCTTTAATTCATACCTTTTTGagcctttttaatattttttgatttaaggtcATTGATAAATCTTTTGTAGatctactatatatatatatatacagattgaATTAAAAATTGGGAATGGACATGAGggatttgtcaaagagacaccaaCCCGATCAAAAAGCAGGCAACGGCCAAGACCACCAATGGGTTATCAGTGCAGAAAAAAACTCCCACACCCAGAGGCGTTCTCCTGCCCCTAAACATAAATGGACTTGTTTGAaatgataatggacgtcatactaagcttcgaaatatacacaagaaattaaaataaaaaatcatacaaaactaacaaaggccagaggctccttacttgggacaggcacaaaattGCGATTGGGGTTATACATATCTTTTGAGATTTCaaacctccccctatacctaTACCTATGCGTGAACAGATCAAATCTTGTAGAAAGTTGTATTGTTTTCTGTAGTGAGGCCAATATTGCCTTGGATGAAGTTTGACCGATTTTATATCCATTTACGCTACACTGAAGTTAAAGATAGAAATAGAACcatttaaatatgattaattgTACTCTAATAGCACTATTAAGTACACGGAAATCGACTAATATATTCAGTAGAAAAACGATAACGAAATAGATAAGGGATTCCGGAAACTATACTGTAGTAATTTTACCCAACATcataaaattacagaaattgtGAGATAAAGTCTTGATCTTGAATGAAAAAACAGTAACTGACGAGTTATTTGGTTTGTTCTAAAACAAAAAGAGTGCAaaagtatttgataaaaatttaatagTAGATCCAAAAAGTTCtgaattatgaaaaatttcCTTTACTTGAAAAACATGTtgtaatttcataattttcaactaatttctgaaataaatgtcaattataaaaaaaaacgcacTGTACAATTTTGTGACGGCCGGGcaaaaatcaaagttaaatcattattctttcatttaaaaaagaaattaggGGTATCTTAGGTGGGTGCATTAACGTCCTTAACTAGACgtctttttcaaataatacaCTCCACTATAGgctaaatataacattttaatcctggtatctatgcgTTTATTTCATATCTTACCATTTGTTCTTTAATCTCTTCAGTTTCTTTACCAGTCTTTGTCAATTTCTTTCGGCAGTTTGTGCATATCactgaaataatataatataaatgaataagtCTAGCAAATTACCCTTAAATAACTGAATAATacctattacatgtatatatatatattacagtgtCAATGTTTCTTCGGAAGcttcatatttttatcttttctttcaTTATCACCCCCACATTTATTGACATAGAATGTTTTTCTCCATTCCAGAGGAAATCTGTCACATGAGactattttcaacaattttaacaagtttaatttatttatatattgtatattgtgtatattaactttatttgagattgtttatattttctccTTCTGTTTTTGGATAgtctgatagttgtttaccttGAGCATTTTTTACAGATCTTAATcagatttttaaataaatcttccatttcatattttgtattatagtgAAGGTTTTatttgtagacattttttttttacagtatgcACAGAGAGTTTGTAATCACGAACTCTGATCACCGATTTCGGAATGTACCATGCATACCAAGCAAGGATATTTTTTCACATTATGCATTTACTTGCTGAACATAAAGTCAGAATATATTCTTTTAACAATTGAACAGGCcagatttatatttaaaaaaataagaacaacaaaaaaaacagcctCTCCAGAAAAACAAATGGTCCATGCCTAATGCAGAATACTGTTTTTGTAGCTTTTCTGGAAAATTCAGCAATGAGCATCTGACATGACAGGACactttttagaagaaaaaaaacacaaagccATCCCCTCAAGATTGTTTTAATACAATTTGGCCTGGAGAACAAAACTGTACAGGTGTCAGTGATATTTTACAAGCATGGATTGTAATGGAAATGTTGCCTAAATTTGATGTCTGTAAACACCTGCCCTCCCCATTCCCATTTCACCCTAGATTTCCCAAGTCATGTAAGTTGGGTACATTCGAGGTGTCCAGTATTGCCAGTctcaaaattatatacatgtatattgtcaCTGTACATAGTGACAATAACTTGGTTTATATCAGGTTGATTAGTGTAACCTGTACGAACTGTGACGCCCGTATATGACACGGAAACCAGGCgtaaaaatcatactttatccTGGCGACATTGCAGTGTTTACAAAATGCATGTCCAGGCGGAAACCAGGCGGAAACCAGGCGTAAATTAGGCGTAACTGAGGCGTAAACCAGGCGTAAAATTAGGCgtaatatttaaatgagtacGCCTGGTTCACAAAAAAATAGGCGTAATATGCAAATGAGTACGCCTGGTCCATAAATAAACCAGGCGTAATATCTTTACATAATACTACACTTATTTTAGTTCAGTGTATTAACCTTGCTGTGTACTTCTGTGTATTTGATACATACTTCTATgctgttgcttttatttcttattgtttgacaaaaaacttgaaatattaACCATTGAAGAAgcttatatagaaataaatactttttatgCAGACAATGGCTCAAATaagtttaagtttaaataagaattatgacaattaatttttcttgaaataaaattatcattttaactaagctgtttttgaaaattattgtcttttgaactaaaatataaatgacaatAGTGAATACTACAATTTAACTTAAAGTAAAAGATTTTAGTGTTATTATCCAAGGATAAAGGttttggaatttcaaaaattctgatAGAACATATAATACTAAATAACTAATAGTTATActcacattattattatttaccatGTATTACTaactttccttttatttcacaattttcatttatttatttgattcagTATTTCCAATTTCAGAATCTTTCAAAAAGCACAAAACAAGCAAATTATCATGCACTGAATATATGAAGCTGCCATGTGTCCAAATCTTGCAAACTAAAGAgcctaattttgaaaaaaaatcccatgatCCTTTAAACAAAGCATTATGGGTATTTTTATTTCCGCCTGTAAGAAAATTTACGCCCGTAAGAAAACTTCGTTACGCCTTGCTTATTTCAATTTACGCCAGGTGTACTGCTTTTTTCTACGCCCGTAAGGACTACAAATTTACGTTTCCTGCTCCCTTACGCTTGGATCTAGACACGTAACTACCACTTACGCCTGGTTTACGCCTTATTTCCAGGCGTAATACGCCTTATAATTTCATACGGGAGATGTGTATTCATGtggatttttgtttaaatgtactttaatcattttctgtgctttattttgtaattcatttgattgtatatagctcaaattttgggcaccatgattggttaattaaattatctatctatctatctagtATGCATGTTTATATTAATAACAATGATTAAAGGTAATTCCTACCTGTTCCAATGGTTAGAACGATACCAGTATTGCTGTTCACTTTCCTCATCATATCCACTGTGACCTTTCTTTCCCCATGGACCTTTCTT
The nucleotide sequence above comes from Mytilus trossulus isolate FHL-02 chromosome 5, PNRI_Mtr1.1.1.hap1, whole genome shotgun sequence. Encoded proteins:
- the LOC134718828 gene encoding uncharacterized protein LOC134718828, whose amino-acid sequence is MYKILDECAASFRKSVEGIDYFIAEGGRAFNDLEGILDKVEITQEKTKELKTKLVEAKRYMKSDFKVHLTEENPVPDHCIGFALSDKESCFRRDCINHIHTETCLNCDTIESLFKEIQTLADEAVFENKEAVLFQVEKAVSDIQEWKMHLIRSRNQNRARTKILSDMDDNECLIIADWAMKFLPRRYREGQTDWFAKRGLNWHISVAYMKGEDEQLTSTTYVHIFDTPASQDSATTSAVLEDVAKDLLAELHPKAIKFHLWSDNAGCYKSSNTIITLHQQLGNNLISYDFCDTQDGKGPCDRKSSHIKSSIKRYINEGNDVLSAKQMKQAKDFKQFAGSTYKVKVVDVVIDVEKSAAVKPIPAISSYHNFQFSKDGVTVWKAYGIGKGKVFPWAKIFKENIKVTEMKTVANWTNSIVVLPSINMPKTNAIKDLFYCPNEGCVRTFSRNSSLDQHVMLGFCDFRQEKQPLSDRAKSMYAEKVKESASFAGSITLASDNTQSESSSSELEQGWALKLRKSQVQFSVHQKEYLIQKFDKGNQTGRKEDPVVVADEMRNEKTVTGKYRFSRNEYLTAQQITSFFSREVQKRKRMDSNDFTAAIEEDNKSNLKKVILQKIS
- the LOC134718829 gene encoding uncharacterized protein LOC134718829 isoform X2, translated to MNMDNCNFKPFLTHINCSNNDFFAITSFPETETHTILSTFGLLLGKPTENFNICISHKIQYDFDHRLKTKSSLCSVPHFLSTHVDIRRKVHGERKVTVDMMRKVNSNTGIVLTIGTVICTNCRKKLTKTGKETEEIKEQMKNANIEGVQTRKRKLNYLSITTGVHSQNSDLDMSSQELSSQAT
- the LOC134718829 gene encoding uncharacterized protein LOC134718829 isoform X1, coding for MNMDNCNFKPFLTHINCSNNDFFAITSFPETETHTILSTFGLLLGKPTENFNICISHKIQYDFDHRLKTKSSLCSVPHFLSTHVDIRRKVHGERKVTVDMMRKVNSNTGIVLTIGTVICTNCRKKLTKTGKETEEIKEQMICTADEIMDCNLEHPSESTDISALSEDKCLLKNANIEGVQTRKRKLNYLSITTGVHSQNSDLDMSSQELSSQAT